The Centropristis striata isolate RG_2023a ecotype Rhode Island chromosome 1, C.striata_1.0, whole genome shotgun sequence nucleotide sequence AATAAATGTCAGAGTTCAACAGTGGGTGTTCAAATTAACATGTTGACTGTGAAATGgaatgcaaataataaaaaacaagtgtaAATCAATTACCACAGTACACACTGTACAAATTTATATGTAAACCACATGGTATTTGTTTCCCTGAAtagaaataaatcaatacatgAAATAAGATAAGTGATTAGTTTACTCCAACAGGAGAAATGATCAGAGGTGCAGAGTTTTTACCACCTTCATTATTATGAGGACTGAAGAATGGGAAGAGTTTCCCAGTGAAGGAGCAGCCAGTAAAGGAGTAGATAAGAGCTGCAGCATCTACGTCATAGAAGGAGATCAGACCCTCCTCATAATCCACAAACATCCCCACCTTCTGAGGAGGAGACTTCAGAGAGAGACTAACTCCAGGGTTTGCAAGAGCTTTGTACTCTTTCCTATTTCTCAGGCCCATAGTCCAGAAACCATTCTCAGGGCTCAGTTCAATTTTCCCTTTCCTATTGATCGACTCTCTGGCTACTCCAAAGTCCCAGTCAGTCTTTCTGTTAACTTGAACTTCGTAGTAAAATCTGCCTGAAGAGAAACCTGGTATTCCTAAAACACGGAGTAGGAACTCAAATCTCTCTTGGTTGTTTGGCAGATTCTTCTTCACCTTACCATGACTCACTTGTTTGCCATCACCAGACAGGGTGAGAGCAGGATGTGCTGTATCAGGATCAAGAGTCACATCCACTGCAAACTGCTGGACTCTCTTCAGCTCAAAATCAGGGAGCAGTTTCTTCATGTCTCTGAGTGTCTCCTCCAGCTGAGCCACAGCTCTCACCACAGTCCCCTCATATGATGGACGGATGCTGACCTCTGTCCAGTCCTTGGTGGGTGTTGGGTGGTGGGTGTTTCGAGACTGGACACTCGGAGGTGGAACAGCTCTCACGTTCTGAAGACCACCTCCATCTTCTGCAGTGCTTCTCTTCTTCAGCTCAGAGATTTCCTGATCCAGCTCTTTGATGAAGCCTTCGGCCTGTTTTTCAGttcttttctgcttttctttgatcatttcAATGAGATTGGCTTGGCCTCTCTCAACAGACTccttcagagcagtgaagacCTGAACTCCTTCTGATATCTGATGTCTGATCTCCTGAATCTTCAGCCGTctcttctggatcatctgctgaATTTCGGTCTCCAGCCTGACCTTTTTCTGTTGCTCTGAGCTACTACTGCTGGCTTCCTGCAGAGCTGACTGTCTGAATCGACCAACCATCTCAGAGAACAACGTGTTGACCCTTAAATCAGGTCTTTTGGTAAAAGTCTCATTACACAAAGGGCACATGAACCTGTGATTCACATTCCAGTGTTCAGTGATGCAGTTTTTGCAGAAGTTGTGTCCACACGGTGTGCTGACGGGATCAGTGAAcacatccagacagatggagcacagaaactGATCTTCAGACAGCAGACAGCTGACCGTAGCCATATCTATAAACTGAGAACAAAAGACCTTCCAATTACTGTATGTCTATCAACTGAGTCACAACCACACTGATAACAATTGAATGCACAAAGTGGTGAAGCTTTGGAAGTATCTTCGTGCAAATTAGCTTAATGCCCTAACTGAACAGAGCTGACCAGAAAAACTCAGTGTTTTCATCTGAGTGTATCAGTACATTTTTGGTCCCGACTCTCCCTTCTGGTACTGTTAACTCGAGGAGCTCAGAATGTAAACTTGAAAGTATGAATGTTTCTGTTGAACGCTGTAAAAGGACAAAATTCTGAAATCACTATTGATGCATAACCATCACTAAGGACAAAAACATGTTGCATCACTGTTTGTAGTTTATGAGCAGAACTGGCTCTCAGGCCGCCATTTCCTGGCAAACTGGTTCTCACATCTCAAGTGCTGCCCAAGAAAAGGCTGCACCCAGAAGCCTGAAGTTTAGTTTCCACACtggaaaaagtgtttaaaatgtcCAATATATTCAAATCTTCTATTTACTGTCTTCTACTATCCTTTGACAAATTTATTCTTTtcataaatggaaaaatatgataaatagctccaacaacactacagattgtatttttgttacacaAAAGGAGAATTCACGTTTCAGTTAAATTTTGAACCTCAGTAAACATGATCAGCTGTACTCACCAGTGTTTGGCAGAGACTCTGGTTTG carries:
- the LOC131970063 gene encoding nuclear factor 7, brain-like; this translates as MATVSCLLSEDQFLCSICLDVFTDPVSTPCGHNFCKNCITEHWNVNHRFMCPLCNETFTKRPDLRVNTLFSEMVGRFRQSALQEASSSSSEQQKKVRLETEIQQMIQKRRLKIQEIRHQISEGVQVFTALKESVERGQANLIEMIKEKQKRTEKQAEGFIKELDQEISDVQSRNTHHPTPTKDWTEVSIRPSYEGTVVRAVAQLEETLRDMKKLLPDFELKRVQQFAVDVTLDPDTAHPALTLSGDGKQVSHGKVKKNLPNNQERFEFLLRVLGIPGFSSGRFYYEVQVNRKTDWDFGVARESINRKGKIELSPENGFWTMGLRNRKEYKALANPGVSLSLKSPPQKVGMFVDYEEGLISFYDVDAAALIYSFTGCSFTGKLFPFFSPHNNEGGKNSAPLIISPVGVN